A portion of the Acidisarcina polymorpha genome contains these proteins:
- a CDS encoding DUF3857 domain-containing protein → MTASTPASGSSSVLDYSPESYVIQRYATDITYAADGTGERIITVQVKVQSEAAVRQFGVLEFPYESRNEHLDFVYVRVRKADGTLIATSDADAQDQPAEVTRQAPFYSDIRNKQLPVKSLSVGDRLEYQVRQVRTVPAAPGHFWFTQNFLKDAVVLEETVSLTVPKQKYVQVESPDNKPAISETGDQKIYRWKSTQLEKTKAPDDKAKKPVIVEPPPSIAVTTFKSWEEVGRWYGDLQKDRVAVTPSIQAKANELVKGVTTEEDKIAAIYTYVSTQYRYIGVAFGIGRYQPHSADDVMQNQYGDCKDKHTLLASLLKAAGYDAWPVLVGSQHVLQSNVPSPGQFDHVITAVTLNKSVLWMDSTSEVAPFRMLFSGLRDKQVLGIPNNSTPVLMKTPANPPFEPFDKFDAEGTLASDGTLNAHFKVSLRGDDELLYRIGFHQVPRVQWNTLIQNVSYASGFSGTTSNVDASSPEKLAQPFEVSYDYTRKEFADWSNRRILPLMPPYTFAYSEDDPKPAETILLGGPANFDLRTAIVLPHEYRAELPPAVKLQTSFGSYSTAYSQNDGKLVVDRVIHIIPRELPAAQWDEYIKFEKAVVADEGTYIQLIGAGAKTPDNLAASNPEAADLVQQASAEIRLHNYDAAREKLDRAKSLNPTEAGVWAEYGYIDLMQHRDEEGIEAYKNELKNHPENLGAYRGLAWIQFRAKHEDEAVATDRALLQAAPTDVEGHQQLAGLLVRQKRFAEATPILQEAVALAPGKQNLQVMLGSTELLAGEKEKGTATLRQLLSSASDQGTLNDASYLLANAGVELPLARASCEKALRLLDEETSKLTLTAITDDNLRHMAGLAATWDTMAWILYRQGEFNNALKYGQAAWMLDQRPAIATHLGQIYEKLGKKAEAIKSYQFAIASATVPDSNGVDDARTRLKSLALSDLSPVEKSKLSGELGHLQSIQISLPTKKAGSADLFVLFSPGHVEEVQFLHGEEALRPSTALLKKGAFDVPFPPGSGARIVRRGILSCSDVSKACQFTMLPPESVRRD, encoded by the coding sequence GTGACGGCTTCCACGCCTGCTTCGGGAAGTAGCAGCGTCCTCGACTACTCCCCTGAAAGCTACGTCATACAGAGGTATGCGACCGACATTACCTACGCCGCCGATGGCACCGGTGAGCGCATCATCACCGTGCAGGTCAAGGTGCAATCCGAAGCCGCCGTTCGTCAATTCGGCGTACTGGAATTCCCTTACGAATCGCGCAACGAGCACCTTGATTTTGTTTACGTACGCGTCCGCAAAGCCGATGGAACTCTCATCGCCACCTCCGACGCCGACGCCCAGGACCAACCCGCCGAGGTCACTCGCCAGGCTCCCTTTTACAGTGATATTCGCAACAAGCAGCTTCCGGTCAAATCGCTCTCCGTCGGCGACCGGCTCGAATACCAAGTGCGCCAGGTGAGGACCGTACCCGCTGCTCCCGGACACTTCTGGTTTACGCAGAATTTTCTCAAAGATGCTGTGGTGCTCGAGGAGACGGTTTCGCTGACCGTTCCCAAGCAGAAGTATGTTCAGGTGGAATCTCCCGACAACAAGCCGGCAATCAGCGAAACCGGGGACCAAAAGATCTATCGCTGGAAGAGCACCCAGCTCGAGAAAACCAAGGCTCCGGACGACAAGGCCAAGAAGCCGGTCATCGTTGAACCGCCCCCATCGATCGCTGTCACGACCTTCAAGAGCTGGGAAGAGGTAGGCCGGTGGTACGGCGATCTGCAGAAGGACAGGGTCGCCGTAACTCCGTCCATCCAAGCCAAAGCCAATGAGCTTGTGAAGGGAGTAACGACCGAGGAAGACAAGATAGCCGCGATCTACACCTACGTCTCCACCCAGTACCGCTACATCGGAGTGGCCTTTGGCATTGGACGCTATCAGCCGCATTCCGCCGATGACGTGATGCAGAACCAATATGGCGACTGCAAAGACAAGCACACCCTGCTCGCGTCCTTGCTGAAAGCGGCAGGGTATGATGCCTGGCCGGTGTTGGTCGGCTCGCAACATGTCCTACAGTCGAACGTTCCGTCGCCCGGACAATTCGATCACGTGATCACCGCCGTCACCCTCAACAAATCCGTTCTCTGGATGGACTCAACCTCCGAAGTCGCGCCTTTTCGCATGCTGTTTTCCGGACTGCGCGATAAACAGGTCCTCGGCATCCCCAACAACTCTACGCCCGTGTTGATGAAGACACCGGCGAACCCGCCCTTCGAGCCCTTCGACAAATTTGACGCTGAAGGAACACTCGCGAGTGATGGCACCCTCAACGCACACTTCAAGGTGTCGCTCCGAGGCGACGACGAACTTCTCTACCGGATCGGCTTTCACCAGGTTCCGCGGGTGCAGTGGAACACCCTTATTCAGAATGTCTCCTACGCGTCGGGATTCTCCGGAACCACCAGCAACGTCGACGCCAGCAGTCCCGAGAAGCTCGCGCAGCCCTTTGAAGTCTCATACGACTACACGCGGAAGGAGTTTGCCGATTGGTCAAATCGGCGCATTCTGCCGTTGATGCCGCCTTATACCTTTGCCTACAGCGAAGACGATCCCAAGCCCGCGGAGACGATCCTTCTAGGCGGCCCGGCGAACTTCGATCTGCGTACCGCCATCGTCCTTCCCCACGAATACCGTGCGGAGCTTCCGCCGGCGGTGAAACTGCAAACCAGCTTCGGCAGCTATTCCACAGCCTATTCGCAAAATGACGGCAAGCTGGTCGTCGATCGAGTGATCCATATCATTCCCCGAGAGCTGCCCGCCGCGCAATGGGACGAGTACATCAAATTTGAGAAAGCGGTTGTCGCCGATGAAGGGACCTACATCCAGCTGATCGGCGCAGGCGCGAAGACGCCCGATAACCTGGCGGCGAGTAATCCTGAGGCTGCCGACTTAGTGCAGCAAGCTTCCGCTGAAATTCGTCTCCATAATTATGACGCCGCTCGAGAAAAGCTTGACCGAGCCAAGAGTCTTAACCCTACAGAGGCCGGTGTTTGGGCGGAGTATGGCTACATCGACTTGATGCAACACCGCGATGAAGAGGGAATCGAGGCGTACAAGAACGAGCTGAAGAATCACCCGGAAAACCTGGGTGCCTACCGTGGACTCGCCTGGATTCAATTCCGAGCAAAACATGAAGACGAGGCGGTGGCGACCGACCGCGCACTGCTGCAAGCGGCTCCCACAGACGTAGAAGGTCACCAGCAACTAGCTGGGTTGCTGGTGCGCCAGAAGCGGTTTGCAGAGGCGACGCCAATTCTCCAGGAAGCAGTGGCATTGGCGCCCGGCAAACAGAATCTACAGGTGATGCTCGGCAGCACCGAGCTTCTGGCTGGCGAAAAAGAGAAGGGCACAGCGACACTCCGCCAACTCTTGTCATCGGCGAGCGATCAAGGCACCCTGAACGACGCATCTTACTTGTTAGCAAATGCCGGAGTCGAGTTGCCGCTGGCAAGAGCGTCCTGCGAAAAAGCTTTACGGTTGCTCGACGAAGAGACCTCGAAGCTCACTCTGACCGCGATCACCGACGACAATCTACGCCACATGGCGGGACTTGCTGCCACTTGGGACACAATGGCCTGGATCCTTTACCGCCAGGGTGAATTCAACAACGCCCTCAAGTACGGGCAGGCAGCATGGATGCTTGATCAACGTCCGGCCATTGCTACCCACCTCGGCCAGATATACGAGAAGTTAGGCAAGAAAGCAGAGGCGATCAAGTCGTACCAATTCGCGATTGCATCCGCTACCGTGCCCGATAGCAATGGTGTTGACGACGCGCGTACCCGTCTCAAGTCGCTGGCGCTCTCCGATCTTTCTCCTGTGGAGAAGAGTAAGCTGAGTGGAGAACTGGGCCACCTCCAGTCGATTCAAATTTCGCTGCCAACGAAGAAGGCGGGTTCCGCGGACCTCTTCGTCTTGTTCTCCCCAGGCCATGTCGAGGAGGTGCAATTCCTGCATGGAGAAGAAGCGCTACGACCCTCGACAGCGCTCTTGAAAAAGGGAGCCTTTGATGTCCCATTCCCTCCCGGCTCCGGAGCGAGGATCGTCCGGCGCGGCATTCTTTCTTGTTCGGATGTCTCGAAGGCCTGCCAATTCACCATGCTTCCTCCAGAAAGCGTGCGCCGCGACTAG
- a CDS encoding S53 family peptidase, with protein sequence MPRSFRRKATALLHAAALTGVCTLAATAVTALAQTNLEGSKPRLLTNAVRTGSAPDSQMVTLAVYLKFRNTADLDKLIEDQQNPNSPRYQKFLTPEEFHERYSPLPEDSAKVKTELVQMGFRIVDAPAGGLYITVTGTVAQVKSAFHVTQDLYRVNGKTVRSHAEVPSLPKSIAPLVLHIAGLEDTKQFVTAFVTNRPGKAVSAHAGPDSDPPVNGGSSQRSPCNVDYLNPVAGTVSPAVYTTSPKVDFTNCGYVPAQLRQAYGVDQVKWEGKGIRIGLADLYLPSTLKQDLNQYSAMFNLPKITYANFQEIYPPGLNTSDDDSCGTADWAVESTLDVEAAHAIAPQADIVFLGDACNVNYAIPMQVLYQAIDNGLVDVISGSFGIPEIDVETAQEDADNQELKEAASLGITVMFSSGDNADGLQGNAFGPGADIAQTSWPASSPWATAVGGTSLLLNRNGAGSKIETGWGTYFDSTYDGVLWTGPFQLEALGWEGWFFDGGGGGGTSLFWPQPSYQKGIVPASLSEHINTMEAASINLGAPNRVVPDVSMLADPYTGFLQGETMYEGTAGVLDPGCSAISKPANAEYCTFPQGGTSVASPLFAGVVAVINSARLSAGKSLLGFANPAIYKLKVGGLGTAAPIQDVIPLKHPFALIDEEVYAGNGIGFGGVGINMVPTDPNSQDTGWIVGGDSSLLTKAGFDNVTGLGVPWLPGLVADLAPGAK encoded by the coding sequence ATGCCTAGGAGCTTTCGTCGCAAAGCTACCGCACTTTTACATGCAGCCGCTCTTACCGGCGTTTGCACTTTGGCGGCTACGGCCGTTACTGCGCTCGCTCAGACCAACCTTGAAGGCAGCAAACCGCGTCTGCTTACCAACGCTGTTCGCACTGGCTCCGCGCCTGACTCGCAAATGGTCACGCTCGCCGTTTATTTGAAGTTCCGCAACACCGCAGATCTCGATAAGTTAATCGAGGATCAACAGAATCCAAACAGTCCCCGTTATCAGAAGTTCCTCACCCCGGAAGAGTTCCACGAGAGATATTCACCCCTTCCCGAGGACTCGGCTAAGGTGAAGACCGAGCTGGTGCAGATGGGCTTCAGGATTGTGGATGCCCCCGCTGGCGGTCTCTATATCACCGTCACCGGCACAGTCGCTCAGGTCAAGAGCGCCTTTCATGTCACCCAGGATCTTTACCGCGTTAATGGCAAGACGGTACGCTCTCATGCCGAAGTTCCCTCTCTTCCGAAGAGCATTGCTCCGCTGGTCTTGCATATTGCCGGATTGGAAGACACCAAGCAGTTCGTCACCGCCTTTGTGACGAATCGTCCCGGCAAGGCAGTCTCGGCTCACGCCGGACCTGATTCCGATCCTCCGGTGAATGGAGGAAGCTCGCAGCGAAGCCCGTGCAACGTAGACTACCTAAACCCAGTTGCAGGCACGGTCTCTCCCGCTGTCTACACGACCTCGCCAAAGGTGGACTTCACCAACTGCGGTTATGTGCCAGCCCAGCTGCGGCAGGCTTACGGGGTCGATCAGGTCAAGTGGGAAGGGAAGGGAATTCGCATCGGGCTGGCTGATCTATATCTGCCCAGTACACTGAAGCAGGACCTCAACCAGTACTCCGCGATGTTCAACCTGCCCAAGATCACCTATGCGAACTTCCAGGAGATCTATCCTCCCGGACTGAACACCTCCGATGACGATTCTTGTGGGACGGCTGACTGGGCCGTTGAATCGACGCTTGACGTCGAGGCGGCACACGCAATCGCGCCCCAGGCCGACATCGTTTTCCTCGGCGATGCCTGCAACGTAAACTACGCGATCCCGATGCAGGTCTTGTATCAAGCCATCGATAACGGACTCGTGGACGTTATCAGCGGTAGCTTCGGAATACCGGAGATTGATGTCGAGACCGCGCAGGAAGATGCCGATAATCAGGAACTGAAAGAGGCCGCCAGCCTGGGGATCACCGTCATGTTCTCCAGCGGCGACAACGCCGACGGCCTTCAAGGGAATGCATTCGGCCCCGGCGCCGACATTGCACAGACCTCTTGGCCGGCATCCAGCCCATGGGCGACCGCGGTCGGCGGCACCTCGCTGCTGCTCAACAGGAATGGCGCCGGCAGCAAGATCGAAACCGGATGGGGAACTTATTTTGATTCCACTTACGACGGCGTTCTTTGGACAGGTCCGTTCCAGCTTGAGGCATTGGGCTGGGAGGGCTGGTTCTTTGATGGCGGCGGCGGCGGAGGCACGAGCCTGTTCTGGCCGCAGCCGTCGTATCAAAAGGGGATCGTTCCGGCATCGCTGTCGGAGCATATCAACACCATGGAAGCGGCATCGATCAACCTGGGCGCGCCGAATCGGGTAGTGCCCGACGTCAGCATGCTTGCCGATCCTTACACTGGATTTTTACAGGGAGAAACGATGTATGAGGGCACAGCGGGAGTATTGGACCCCGGCTGCAGTGCGATCAGCAAGCCCGCGAATGCTGAGTACTGCACGTTTCCCCAGGGTGGAACGAGCGTTGCGTCGCCGCTTTTCGCAGGTGTGGTGGCGGTGATTAACTCCGCTCGCCTCTCGGCCGGAAAATCGTTGCTCGGGTTCGCGAACCCCGCGATCTACAAGCTGAAGGTAGGAGGGCTTGGAACAGCCGCGCCGATCCAGGATGTAATCCCGCTGAAACATCCTTTTGCCCTGATCGATGAGGAAGTGTATGCCGGCAATGGCATAGGCTTTGGCGGGGTGGGCATCAACATGGTTCCGACCGATCCAAATAGTCAGGATACCGGCTGGATCGTGGGCGGCGACTCGAGCCTCCTGACCAAAGCGGGCTTCGACAATGTCACCGGCCTGGGCGTGCCATGGCTTCCCGGGCTCGTCGCAGACCTCGCGCCGGGAGCGAAGTAG
- the lon gene encoding endopeptidase La yields the protein MASDFLSVIHPSDPATKRGEGATQRVLPVLPVRDTVLFPHAVLPLTVGRESSIQLIQSLGEEKTIVVVAQRDARMDSPQPSDLHTIGTLATVHKVVKMPNQSLFVFTEGTERVKLGEFSQIEPFMTASIEPVADVQPAKGSELEALLRNVHSEFQAIVTASPTLSDELQTIALNIEEPGRLVDFIASSLPFLATTDKQELLETPDVGARLERINKHLAKELEVQQLRNKIQSEVQDQVQQSQRDYYLREQLKAIQKELGEMDEGQKDIEELRQKIENAGMPEDTKKEAVKELNRLSRMSPMAADYSLTRNYIEWLAVLPWAKSSGQEVDIVKAKEILDEDHYDLKKVKDRILDYLSVRRLKPDMKGPILCFVGPPGVGKTSLGRSIARSLGRKFQRISLGGMHDEAELRGHRRTYIGALPGQIIQNLRRAETNDPVFMLDEIDKLGRDFRGDPSSALLEILDPEQNNTFRDNYLDVQFDLSKVLFICTANMLDPIPEPLRDRMEIIDLSGYTEEEKRHIAFRYLIPRQIKENGIQPDNIDFPEESIGYIVRHYTREAGVRKLEQLIGTVCRKQARRIAEGNPEKLVVTKEIIQEFLGGIKVRVDTEIAERTQRAGVAVGLAWTPAGGDILFIEANRMKGKGGFTMTGQIGEVMQESMQAALTWVRSNSKMLGLDEDFTKEIDLHIHVPAGAIPKDGPSAGVTMATTLVSLLTDKPVHPLTAMTGEITLSGNVLPVGGIKEKFLAAKRAGVKDVILPAENRQNVEEDLTPDQIDGVTIHYASRIEDVLAVALPKDEGEKHHDEEIREEVLAHADA from the coding sequence ATGGCTAGCGATTTTCTAAGTGTTATACATCCCAGCGATCCCGCCACCAAGCGTGGCGAAGGCGCGACGCAGCGCGTTCTTCCTGTTTTGCCGGTCCGCGACACCGTCTTATTTCCCCATGCTGTGCTGCCGCTGACCGTAGGTCGCGAGAGCTCGATTCAATTAATTCAATCACTTGGGGAAGAGAAGACCATCGTCGTCGTAGCCCAGCGCGACGCCCGCATGGATTCCCCACAGCCGAGCGATCTGCATACCATCGGTACGCTCGCAACCGTCCACAAAGTGGTGAAGATGCCCAATCAAAGCCTCTTTGTCTTCACTGAAGGCACTGAGCGTGTGAAATTGGGCGAATTCTCTCAAATAGAACCCTTCATGACGGCCAGCATTGAGCCTGTGGCCGACGTGCAGCCCGCAAAGGGGAGCGAGCTCGAAGCGCTGCTGCGCAACGTCCACTCCGAATTCCAAGCGATCGTCACCGCCTCGCCGACGCTCTCCGACGAGCTCCAGACCATCGCCCTTAATATTGAAGAGCCTGGCCGGCTGGTCGACTTCATCGCCTCGTCGCTGCCGTTCCTCGCAACCACCGATAAGCAGGAGCTGCTCGAGACCCCGGACGTCGGCGCACGCCTCGAGCGCATCAACAAGCACCTTGCCAAGGAGCTTGAAGTCCAGCAACTGCGTAACAAGATCCAGTCCGAAGTCCAGGACCAGGTGCAGCAGTCGCAGCGTGACTATTATCTTCGCGAGCAGCTGAAGGCCATCCAAAAGGAACTCGGTGAGATGGACGAGGGCCAGAAGGACATCGAAGAGCTGCGTCAGAAGATCGAGAACGCGGGTATGCCGGAGGACACCAAGAAAGAAGCCGTCAAGGAACTCAACCGGCTTTCAAGAATGTCCCCGATGGCCGCCGACTATTCGCTCACGCGCAACTACATCGAGTGGCTCGCCGTCCTGCCGTGGGCGAAATCCTCCGGCCAGGAAGTGGACATCGTCAAGGCCAAGGAGATCCTCGACGAAGATCACTACGACCTGAAGAAGGTGAAGGACCGCATCCTTGACTACCTGAGTGTCCGCCGCCTCAAGCCGGACATGAAAGGCCCGATCCTCTGCTTTGTCGGACCTCCAGGCGTCGGGAAAACCTCGCTCGGCCGCTCGATCGCCCGTTCGCTCGGACGCAAGTTCCAGCGCATTTCACTCGGCGGCATGCACGATGAGGCCGAACTCCGCGGCCATCGCCGTACCTACATTGGCGCCTTGCCGGGGCAGATCATCCAGAACCTGCGCCGCGCCGAGACCAACGATCCCGTCTTTATGCTCGACGAGATCGACAAGCTCGGCCGGGACTTCCGCGGCGATCCCTCCTCGGCGTTGCTCGAGATTCTCGATCCGGAACAGAACAACACCTTCCGGGACAACTATCTCGATGTGCAATTTGATCTCTCGAAGGTGCTCTTCATCTGCACCGCGAACATGCTCGATCCAATCCCCGAGCCGCTGCGCGATCGTATGGAGATCATCGACCTCTCCGGCTACACCGAGGAAGAGAAGCGGCACATTGCCTTCCGCTACCTGATACCCCGGCAGATCAAGGAGAACGGCATCCAGCCGGACAACATCGACTTTCCCGAGGAGAGCATCGGTTACATCGTGCGCCACTACACCCGGGAAGCCGGTGTCCGCAAGCTCGAGCAGCTCATCGGCACCGTCTGCCGCAAACAAGCCAGACGGATCGCCGAGGGCAATCCCGAGAAGCTGGTGGTCACCAAGGAGATCATTCAGGAGTTCCTCGGCGGCATCAAGGTTCGGGTCGATACCGAGATCGCCGAGCGCACGCAACGTGCCGGTGTCGCCGTCGGCCTCGCCTGGACCCCGGCCGGTGGCGACATCCTCTTCATCGAGGCCAACCGGATGAAGGGCAAGGGTGGCTTTACGATGACCGGTCAGATCGGCGAGGTCATGCAGGAATCCATGCAGGCTGCGTTGACCTGGGTCCGCTCCAACTCAAAGATGCTCGGCCTGGATGAAGACTTTACCAAGGAGATTGACCTGCACATCCATGTGCCTGCAGGCGCGATCCCCAAGGATGGTCCCTCCGCCGGTGTCACCATGGCCACCACGCTGGTCTCGTTGTTGACTGATAAACCAGTCCATCCGCTAACCGCGATGACTGGCGAGATCACTCTCAGCGGCAACGTGCTTCCGGTCGGCGGTATCAAGGAGAAGTTCCTCGCGGCTAAACGTGCGGGAGTCAAGGACGTGATCCTGCCGGCCGAAAACCGGCAAAACGTCGAAGAAGACCTCACTCCGGACCAGATCGACGGCGTGACCATCCACTACGCCAGCCGTATCGAAGATGTGCTTGCTGTGGCGCTTCCCAAGGACGAAGGCGAGAAGCATCACGATGAGGAGATCCGCGAAGAAGTGCTGGCTCACGCCGACGCTTAA
- the pheA gene encoding prephenate dehydratase, which yields MQIAIQGELGSFSHEAALRMANGLEPGNSGSEDIQIVPCFHSPDVFRLVVEGTVDAAVIPIENSLAGPVAEHFDLLLKEEVAIESESQLRIRHNLIGLPSATLARIKRVSSHPVALAQCRRFLESHPEILAVPFYDTAGSVKTVIEKGELSAAAIASRQAADHYGAHILAADIEDNAANFTRFFLVRRADLVRPDREADKVSLAFTVENRPGTLVEALRIFAVEGTNLTKIESRPVQGRPWQYVFYVDYQMATAASADTILAALRRSCSMVKELGRYRSAPMNFDNQTN from the coding sequence ATGCAGATAGCAATTCAAGGGGAATTGGGTTCCTTCAGCCATGAGGCTGCACTCCGCATGGCGAACGGGCTCGAACCCGGCAATTCCGGTAGCGAGGATATTCAGATCGTGCCCTGCTTCCACTCTCCCGATGTCTTCCGGTTGGTCGTGGAGGGAACAGTTGATGCCGCCGTCATCCCGATAGAGAATTCTTTAGCTGGTCCCGTCGCCGAGCATTTCGACCTACTTCTCAAGGAGGAGGTTGCTATTGAAAGTGAGTCCCAGCTAAGGATTCGTCATAATCTGATCGGTCTACCCTCGGCAACCCTCGCTAGGATCAAACGCGTCTCGTCGCATCCCGTCGCCCTTGCCCAGTGCCGCCGCTTCCTCGAATCCCACCCGGAGATCCTGGCGGTGCCGTTTTACGATACTGCAGGAAGCGTCAAGACGGTGATCGAAAAAGGGGAGCTGAGCGCCGCAGCGATTGCCAGCCGCCAGGCGGCCGATCATTACGGCGCGCACATCCTTGCGGCTGATATCGAAGACAATGCGGCCAACTTCACCCGGTTTTTTCTGGTTCGCCGCGCCGATTTGGTTCGACCCGATCGAGAGGCCGACAAAGTCTCGCTTGCCTTCACCGTGGAAAATCGTCCCGGCACCCTGGTAGAAGCGCTTCGGATCTTTGCTGTCGAAGGCACCAACCTGACCAAGATAGAGTCCCGCCCGGTTCAGGGTAGGCCTTGGCAATATGTGTTTTATGTGGATTATCAGATGGCGACAGCCGCTAGCGCCGATACGATTCTGGCTGCGCTTCGCCGTTCCTGTTCGATGGTAAAAGAGCTTGGACGGTATCGCTCGGCGCCCATGAATTTCGACAATCAGACTAATTAA
- a CDS encoding lmo0937 family membrane protein: MLWTIFVVLLVLWLVGFIGFHVVAWYIHVLLVIALVVLLIQLIGGRRSVV, translated from the coding sequence ATGCTTTGGACGATTTTTGTGGTGCTGTTGGTTCTTTGGCTGGTTGGGTTTATCGGCTTCCATGTGGTTGCCTGGTACATCCATGTTCTGCTCGTCATCGCCCTTGTGGTACTGCTGATCCAGTTGATCGGCGGTCGTCGATCGGTAGTTTGA
- a CDS encoding CsbD family protein — MNSDQVSGKFDQVAGKVKQGIGEAVGNDRLANEGVADQVKGSAKEVWGNAKDAVHQSAENERLAAEEHANSARAGVVDKVDASRDYANDVISSRKP; from the coding sequence ATGAACTCAGATCAGGTTAGCGGTAAGTTCGATCAGGTAGCGGGAAAAGTAAAGCAAGGCATTGGCGAAGCGGTTGGAAATGATCGCCTTGCGAACGAGGGCGTGGCCGATCAGGTGAAGGGCTCCGCTAAGGAAGTTTGGGGCAATGCGAAAGATGCCGTCCATCAGAGTGCGGAGAATGAACGTCTTGCAGCTGAAGAGCACGCCAACAGCGCCCGCGCTGGCGTGGTCGACAAGGTGGACGCTTCGCGGGATTATGCTAACGATGTCATCTCCAGCCGGAAGCCGTAG
- a CDS encoding UbiA-like polyprenyltransferase, which yields MWVELGFFRKIGTTLEMIKWEHSIFVLPFAMVGAMLAAGGWPPLVKLLWIIVCMVSARSAAMAFNRWADAAIDAANPRTAGRAIPAGLLSRGFVGGFTLVSAAVFILGAAQLNRASLLLSPIALAIVLSYSYTKRFTRWSHVFLGLAMGIAPSAAWVAVRGNLDPRILILTAAVLFWGAGFDVLYACQDFQHDRTVGLNSIPAAIGIPAAFLVSHAMHALMIGLLIALARAFSLGPAAWFGIAVVGGLLLYEHLIVSPQDLRRLNAAFFTMNGVISILFFIFVAADLLLRR from the coding sequence ATGTGGGTTGAATTGGGTTTCTTCAGAAAAATTGGGACCACACTCGAAATGATCAAGTGGGAGCACTCTATCTTTGTGCTGCCTTTTGCCATGGTGGGGGCGATGCTCGCTGCGGGTGGTTGGCCGCCGCTCGTCAAGCTGCTGTGGATCATTGTCTGCATGGTGTCGGCGCGCTCCGCGGCGATGGCTTTTAATCGTTGGGCGGATGCCGCTATCGACGCGGCCAATCCGCGCACCGCTGGTCGCGCGATTCCCGCCGGTCTGCTGAGTCGCGGTTTCGTCGGTGGGTTTACGCTGGTGAGTGCCGCGGTTTTCATCCTCGGCGCGGCCCAGCTCAATCGAGCCAGCTTACTCCTGTCGCCAATCGCGCTGGCTATTGTTCTCAGCTACTCCTACACCAAGCGGTTTACCCGCTGGTCCCACGTGTTTCTGGGCCTGGCGATGGGCATAGCGCCTTCGGCAGCCTGGGTTGCGGTACGCGGGAACCTCGATCCCAGGATCCTCATCCTGACCGCCGCGGTACTCTTCTGGGGTGCCGGATTCGACGTACTGTATGCATGCCAGGATTTTCAGCACGATCGTACCGTCGGTCTGAACAGTATTCCCGCCGCCATCGGAATACCGGCAGCTTTCCTGGTATCGCATGCCATGCATGCCCTCATGATTGGACTACTGATTGCCCTGGCGAGGGCCTTCTCACTCGGACCCGCCGCTTGGTTTGGGATTGCTGTCGTGGGAGGCCTGCTCCTCTACGAACACCTGATCGTGTCACCGCAGGACCTGCGCCGGTTGAACGCCGCGTTTTTCACCATGAATGGAGTGATCTCCATTCTCTTCTTTATTTTCGTGGCGGCAGACTTGCTGTTGAGAAGATAG
- a CDS encoding BON domain-containing protein, with product MNKLSKGKFAESSKLSALMIVASLLSMGSAISVIAQTSNANDAKIQAEVTKALNKKQFSGVQSTVSNGVVDLTGSVKVFADKEEADKRVRRIKDVAAVRNDIEVGSGETQVSDQELQQTIIKKISYDRVGYGTTAFNAIGVNVQNGVVTLSGTAYGPVDKSSAVADASYTPGVKDVVDEIQVDPVSPMDDRIRLAVFRAVYGFPSLNKYAIDPAKPIRISVQNGNVTLFGVVDSKADKDAAGIRANGVPGVFSVKNELQVAGQPAENK from the coding sequence ATGAATAAGCTGTCGAAAGGGAAGTTTGCTGAATCTTCGAAGCTAAGTGCGTTGATGATCGTGGCGTCTCTACTATCCATGGGATCCGCTATCTCGGTTATTGCACAAACGTCGAATGCGAACGACGCGAAAATTCAAGCCGAAGTAACGAAAGCCTTAAACAAGAAACAGTTTTCGGGTGTTCAGTCGACGGTGAGCAATGGCGTAGTCGATCTGACGGGAAGCGTAAAGGTCTTCGCCGATAAGGAGGAGGCCGACAAGCGAGTGCGCCGCATTAAGGATGTTGCGGCAGTCCGGAATGACATCGAGGTGGGCTCCGGGGAAACCCAGGTTTCCGATCAAGAGCTTCAGCAGACAATCATCAAGAAGATCTCTTATGACCGGGTCGGCTACGGCACAACCGCCTTCAATGCGATCGGGGTCAATGTTCAAAATGGTGTGGTCACGCTATCGGGAACGGCGTATGGGCCGGTCGACAAGTCCTCAGCAGTCGCCGACGCTTCTTACACACCTGGCGTCAAGGACGTGGTTGATGAGATTCAGGTAGATCCGGTTTCGCCGATGGACGATCGTATTCGGCTCGCGGTGTTCCGCGCTGTTTATGGATTCCCCTCGCTGAACAAGTACGCCATCGACCCGGCGAAGCCAATCCGCATTTCCGTGCAGAATGGGAACGTAACCTTGTTCGGCGTAGTCGATAGTAAGGCCGACAAGGATGCCGCAGGCATTCGCGCCAATGGAGTTCCCGGAGTATTCAGTGTAAAAAACGAACTCCAGGTAGCCGGCCAGCCTGCTGAAAACAAGTAA